A single genomic interval of Mucilaginibacter robiniae harbors:
- a CDS encoding LytR/AlgR family response regulator transcription factor: MIRCLVVDDEPLALHIIEDYIAKIPFMELVKSTTSPIEALTLVQQGGIDLIFLDVQMPELTGIQFLRIANGKAKVILTTAYPQYALEGYELDAVDYLLKPIAFDRFFKAAQKVQATLQPTFKPLEKEEPLPQQQDFLSDFIFVKTEHKIQKVYLHDIMFIEGLKDYISIFTPAERIITLQNMKKVEDALPERHFIRVHRSYIVALNKIDSIERSRISIGDKIIPIGDTYRDDFFRMVEERNI; the protein is encoded by the coding sequence ATGATTCGTTGCCTGGTAGTTGATGACGAGCCTTTGGCTTTGCATATCATTGAAGATTATATTGCTAAAATACCCTTTATGGAACTGGTGAAATCAACCACCAGTCCTATTGAGGCGCTTACTTTAGTACAACAAGGCGGTATCGACCTGATTTTTCTGGATGTGCAAATGCCCGAATTAACGGGTATTCAGTTTTTGCGTATTGCTAATGGCAAAGCCAAAGTGATTTTAACTACCGCTTACCCGCAGTATGCCTTAGAAGGTTATGAGTTAGACGCAGTTGATTATTTGCTAAAACCTATTGCCTTCGATCGCTTTTTCAAAGCAGCTCAAAAAGTGCAGGCTACCTTACAACCGACCTTTAAACCTCTGGAGAAAGAAGAGCCTCTACCTCAACAGCAAGACTTTTTAAGCGATTTTATCTTTGTAAAAACTGAGCATAAAATACAGAAGGTGTATTTGCATGATATCATGTTTATTGAGGGCTTAAAAGATTACATCTCTATATTTACTCCTGCCGAACGGATTATCACCTTGCAAAACATGAAAAAGGTGGAAGATGCTTTACCCGAAAGGCACTTTATTCGCGTGCACCGCTCCTATATAGTAGCGCTAAATAAAATTGATAGTATTGAACGTAGCCGTATTAGTATAGGCGACAAGATTATTCCAATAGGCGATACCTATCGTGATGATTTTTTTCGAATGGTGGAAGAACGGAATATTTAA
- a CDS encoding sensor histidine kinase, translating to MKKGWQIFWHVLFWGCLVSLFIFIVSSNSKVTTVDILVTIGFFSCLNIGLFYFNYLVLIPAYLDKNNYRKYALAVVLTIILAGVVKYGVRVLIYRYWPGLPDSEPLRFWPYFVSSLFASVIFITLSITLQFTTDWFQNERVQRDLENQRLTAELALLKSQINPHFLFNSLNSIYSLAYQRADNTPEAILKLSEIMRYMLYECNDNKVDLTKELQYLQNYIDLQKIRLGKTACVDFVITGEVNNQRIVPLLLIAFIENAFKHGIANNAATPIQLKIAIENNRLDFFMQNKKHVHNRDAAGGIGLNNVKRRLNLLYPNQYQLKVNDTVDTYTCELSLIL from the coding sequence ATGAAAAAAGGCTGGCAAATTTTCTGGCATGTACTGTTTTGGGGATGTTTGGTATCCCTTTTTATTTTTATTGTGTCTAGTAACTCTAAAGTTACTACAGTTGATATATTAGTTACCATTGGCTTTTTCAGCTGCCTGAACATTGGATTGTTCTATTTTAATTATCTGGTGCTGATACCAGCTTATCTGGATAAAAATAACTACCGTAAATACGCACTAGCCGTAGTATTAACCATTATTCTGGCGGGCGTTGTCAAGTATGGCGTACGTGTGCTTATTTACCGTTATTGGCCCGGTTTGCCCGATAGTGAACCATTACGCTTTTGGCCGTACTTTGTAAGCAGCCTTTTTGCCAGTGTTATTTTTATCACCCTGAGTATTACATTACAGTTTACTACCGATTGGTTTCAGAACGAACGCGTGCAGCGTGATTTGGAAAATCAGCGTTTAACTGCCGAACTGGCTTTGTTGAAGTCTCAGATTAATCCGCATTTTTTGTTTAACTCCTTAAACAGCATTTATTCGCTGGCCTACCAGCGGGCTGATAATACACCCGAAGCTATCCTAAAGCTATCTGAAATTATGCGTTACATGCTATATGAGTGTAATGATAACAAGGTAGATTTAACTAAAGAACTGCAATACTTGCAAAATTACATCGATCTGCAAAAAATACGGCTTGGTAAAACCGCCTGTGTTGATTTTGTAATTACCGGCGAGGTAAATAACCAACGTATTGTGCCGCTGCTGCTTATTGCCTTTATCGAGAATGCCTTTAAACACGGAATTGCTAACAATGCAGCAACGCCTATTCAGCTTAAAATTGCCATAGAAAACAACCGGCTTGATTTTTTTATGCAGAATAAAAAGCATGTACATAACCGGGATGCGGCCGGAGGTATTGGCTTGAATAATGTAAAACGGCGCTTAAATTTATTGTATCCTAACCAATACCAGCTGAAAGTGAATGACACGGTGGATACTTATACTTGTGAATTATCCTTAATTTTATAA
- the gldB gene encoding gliding motility lipoprotein GldB: MTIPVQNKVKHFYLLILSALALTSCSHHKKADVSDIHLEVHIARFDHDFDQMRTQPMSQQAAQMQQKYGSFYSDYMEQVLEAGNTRDTAYFATLRKVLSSKPYQDLKHETDSVYPNLDKQEAELTDAFKRIKYYFPQQRLPKMYAYVSGFQAQTSIGNDYFAIGLDLFLGANSKFYPALINAYPHYIARRFTPEYITPRVIESLGRENMFPQSVQNKSLLSKMIYEGKILYFMDQVLPDTPDSLKIGYTTQQADWCKNFESSIWGYFLEQNLLYETDFEKIQKYFSEAPFTPGLGEKNESAPRLAVWTGWQIVRAYMDKHTDVTLPQLMANQDAQQILNDSHYHPK, translated from the coding sequence ATTACAATACCAGTGCAAAACAAAGTAAAACATTTTTACCTGCTTATTTTAAGCGCACTGGCGCTTACCTCCTGTTCGCACCATAAAAAGGCGGATGTAAGCGACATTCACCTGGAAGTTCATATTGCCCGGTTCGATCACGACTTCGACCAGATGCGTACCCAGCCTATGAGCCAGCAAGCTGCCCAAATGCAACAAAAGTATGGTAGTTTTTATAGCGACTATATGGAGCAGGTATTAGAAGCGGGTAATACGCGTGATACTGCTTACTTTGCTACCCTACGCAAAGTATTGAGCAGTAAACCTTACCAAGACTTAAAGCACGAAACAGATTCGGTTTACCCTAACCTAGATAAACAAGAAGCTGAGTTGACAGATGCTTTCAAGCGCATCAAATATTACTTTCCACAACAGCGTTTGCCTAAAATGTACGCCTATGTTTCGGGCTTTCAGGCGCAAACTTCTATCGGGAATGATTATTTTGCTATTGGGCTGGATTTGTTTTTGGGCGCTAACTCGAAGTTTTACCCGGCTTTAATTAATGCTTATCCGCACTATATAGCTCGTCGTTTTACACCCGAATACATTACCCCGCGTGTTATTGAGAGTTTGGGTCGTGAAAATATGTTTCCGCAGTCGGTTCAAAATAAATCATTGCTGAGCAAAATGATTTATGAGGGTAAGATATTGTACTTTATGGATCAGGTACTGCCCGATACACCGGACTCACTTAAAATTGGGTACACCACCCAACAAGCAGACTGGTGCAAAAACTTTGAATCCAGTATATGGGGATATTTTCTGGAACAAAACCTGCTATACGAAACTGATTTTGAGAAAATACAAAAGTACTTTAGTGAAGCGCCTTTTACCCCCGGCTTAGGCGAAAAGAACGAATCGGCACCACGACTGGCAGTTTGGACCGGGTGGCAAATTGTACGTGCCTACATGGATAAGCATACTGATGTAACTTTGCCGCAACTAATGGCTAACCAGGATGCTCAACAAATTCTGAACGACTCACACTATCATCCAAAGTGA